Proteins encoded in a region of the Sebastes fasciatus isolate fSebFas1 chromosome 9, fSebFas1.pri, whole genome shotgun sequence genome:
- the LOC141773883 gene encoding uncharacterized protein LOC141773883 has product MTVHLSFLLIITGLTGIHSITTVSEVSVKAGDSISIPCLYDSQHMNHVKYLCKGNHWFSCSYAVKTNQPSSSGKFSISDDKSRGIFTVTIKDLTDEDADYYWCVVEIDGGPDVGEKFHLSVTRGTPSLYVDHQEITGFKGHTITINCHYRNSGEIKWCRLGSSCVTMSSGPIDGTRVTTNASVPNVFTVTMSGLRTESSGWYWCAIGSLQMLVHVTVTEQPTTTTLTATSHFTTLSSTPEPVNVTTVFTDNSSTTVQGEQHSVPVELMHFIIPLSLLIFVVMVTLCIWFMFKRYKRTKAESSATIMAQEAVTYSTVKKKRRTSGRAEEEVTYSNVTHMRKTSVKRSEANSDVGVMYSSVVTVEQHTVRKVEAKDEDVTYSRLAQHQQNL; this is encoded by the exons ATGACTGTTCATCTCAGCTTTCTTCTCATCATCACTGGACTCACAG GAATTCACAGCATAACAACAGTCAGTGAAGTGTCAGTGAAGGCTGGAGATTCAATCTCCATCCCATGTCTCTATGACTCACAGCACATGAACCATGTAAAATACTTGTGTAAAGGAAATCATTGGTTCTCCTGCTCTtatgcagttaaaacaaaccaaccaagtAGTTCAGGAAAGTTTTCAATCTCTGATGACAAAAGCAGAGGAATCTTCACTGTGACTATAAAAGATCTGACTGATGAGGACGCTGATTATTACTGGTGTGTTGTGGAGATTGATGGCGGGCCAGATGTCGGAGAGAAGTTTCACCTTTCGGTCACCAGAG GTACGCCCAGTCTCTATGTGGATCATCAGGAGATTACAGGATTTAAAGGACATACTATAACCATAAACTGTCACTATCGTAACTCTGGAGAAATTAAGTGgtgcaggctgggcagctccTGTGTGACGATGTCGTCTGGACCAATAGATGGAACAAGAGTGACCACCAATGCAAGTGTCCCCAATGTTTTCACTGTGACTATGAGtggactgaggacagagagcagCGGGTGGTATTGGTGTGCTATAGGAAGCTTACAGATGCTAGTACATGTAACTGTTACTGAGCAACCTACCACTA CCACTCTTACAGCAACAAGCCATTTTACCACCTTATCATCAACTCCTGAGCCTGTGAATGTCACCACTGTTTTTACAGACAACTCATCTACCACAGTTCAGGGTGAACAGCACAG TGTTCCAGTGGAGCTGATGCACTTCATCATCCCTTTGAGTTTGCTGATCTTTGTTGTAATGGTGACATTGTGCATCTGGTTTATGTTCAAAAGATACA AGCGGACCAAAGCAGAATCATCTGCCACTATAATG GCTCAAGAGGCAGTAACATACAGTACTGttaagaaaaagagaagaactTCAGGCCGG GCTGAAGAGGAAGTAACATACAGCAATGTTACGCACATGAGAAAAACTTCAGTTAAG AGGTCAGAAGCTAACAGTGATGTGGGCGTGATGTACAGCTCTGTGGTTACTGTCGAACAACACACTGTGCGAAAG GTTGAAGCAAAAGACGAGGATGTAACATATAGCAGGTTGGCCCAGCACCAGCAGAACCTGTAA
- the LOC141773576 gene encoding polymeric immunoglobulin receptor-like — protein sequence MTVHLSFLLIITGLTGIHSLSFNEVSVKAGDSISIPCLYDSKYMNHVKYFCKGYHWSSCSYIVKTNQQNSGKFSISDDKKQRIFTVTIKDLTVEDTDDYWCAVKIDGGSDVGEKFHLSVTRDTPGLYVDHQEITGFKGGNITINCHYRNSGEIAWCRPDVFCVTTSSGSIDGTRVTISRSVPNVFTVTMSGLMTESSGWYWCVKGSLHMPVHLTVTEQPATSKYYK from the exons ATGACTGTTCATCTCAGCTTTCTTCTCATCATCACTGGACTCACAG GAATTCACAGCCTATCATTCAATGAAGTGTCAGTGAAGGCTGGAGATTCAATCTCCATCCCATGTCTCTATGACTCAAAGTACATGAACCATGTGAAATACTTCTGTAAAGGATATCATTGGTCCTCCTGCTCTTATATAgttaaaacaaaccaacaaaattCAGGAAAGTTTTCAATCTCTGATGACAAAAAGCAAAGAATCTTCACTGTGACTATAAAAGATCTGACGGTTGAGGACACTGATGATTACTGGTGTGCTGTGAAGATTGATGGAGGGTCAGATGTCGGAGAGAAGTTTCACCTGTCAGTCACCAGAG ATACGCCCGGTCTCTATGTGGATCATCAGGAGATTACAGGATTTAAAGGAGGTAATATAACCATCAATTGTCACTATCGTAACTCTGGAGAAATTGCGTGGTGCAGGCCGGACGTCTTCTGTGTGACGACGTCGTCTGGATCAATAGATGGAACAAGAGTGACCATCAGTAGGAGTGTCCCCAATGTTTTCACTGTGACTATGAGTGGACTGATGACAGAGAGCAGCGGCTGGTATTGGTGTGTTAAAGGAAGCTTACATATGCCAGTACATTTAACTGTTACTGAGCAACCTGCCACTAGTAAGTACTATAAGTAA